The sequence below is a genomic window from Acidimicrobiales bacterium.
GGCTGGAGACCAATGAGCGGTGCCGGTGTCCGCAGGCCGCCGCTCAGGTCCGCAGGCGCAGCTGGCGGACACGCTGGAACGCCACGACGAGGTCGAGGGCCCACGGCCACCCGGCGGCCAGGCGAAGGCGAAGGCGGCGACCGCTGTGGGACACCATGGCGGCGCAGTGCAGCAGGCAGTAGCGCAGCCGCTTGGGCTCGGCCCGGGCCAGGTCACCGTCGAGGACCACCAGACGCGTCCACGCCAGCAGGTCGTGGCCGATGAGGGCGGTGGTCATCCAGGCGTGGTTGATGGCGAAGTCGGCCGACGGCAGGTTGGCCAGGCCCGTGTCCTTCAGGTCGCAGATCCGCTTCTCAGCCCGCCCCCGGCCCCGCTGCAGCGCCTCCAGGTAGGCGACGTCGTCGTCACCGAGGTCGGTGATGAAGGCCTGGAAGCGGTGGCCGTCGACGTCGGTGAAGCTCAGCTGAGCGCCCGGATGGGGGTCTTCGCGTCGGGCGACGGCCCGGGTGCCGACCGGCCAGCGGGACAGGTCGACCAGGTCGGTGATCTCGGCCACCTCGGCGCCCTCCCGCTCGTCGATCCCATCGGCTGCGACGGCCGGGCTCCAGCGGGCGGCGGGAACGCCCAGGCAGGCGGTGCGGATCGGCTCGGTCAGGTCGTGGCCGATGGCGAAGCGCACCCCGGCCGCCCGGCAGGCGTCGACGAAGCCATGGGTCAGTCCGGCCGAGTCGGCTCGGGCGATGACCTCGTGGTCGCCCGGGTCCACCGGCAGCTGGGCCAAGGCGAGACCGAGCAGGGCCACGTGGTCCGCCGCGGTGTTGGACCCGGCGTTGCCGGGCCGCAGGATGCCGGCCAGTGCCTCGCCGGTGGCGTCGAGGAAGGCCAACAGGGGATGGAACCCGAAGCCACGCTTGTAGGTGGGCGCTGCGCCCTGCTTGTCGGAGTGCGAGGTGACCAGGGTCCCGTCGAAGTCGATGACGTAGAAGCCGGGATCGGCGCCGGCCGCCCACACCACCCGACGGGCAGCGGCGCGGGCGGTGGCGATGCGCTCCAGCGCGGCGTCGTCGACGGACTCCAGGGTGCGCCACGCCGTCGGGGTGGAGGCGACGCCGGGGAACAGCTCGGGCTGGTTGCGCAGCACGGCCAGGTCGGAGATGGCCTCGCCGCCGTCGGCGATCATGGTGGCCAGGTCGA
It includes:
- a CDS encoding IS1380 family transposase → MNRNRLRPRVQVSADATGVVGHAGARLVSDLADEVGLTEGLSAAMAATKMRRRGHDRGQVLVDLATMIADGGEAISDLAVLRNQPELFPGVASTPTAWRTLESVDDAALERIATARAAARRVVWAAGADPGFYVIDFDGTLVTSHSDKQGAAPTYKRGFGFHPLLAFLDATGEALAGILRPGNAGSNTAADHVALLGLALAQLPVDPGDHEVIARADSAGLTHGFVDACRAAGVRFAIGHDLTEPIRTACLGVPAARWSPAVAADGIDEREGAEVAEITDLVDLSRWPVGTRAVARREDPHPGAQLSFTDVDGHRFQAFITDLGDDDVAYLEALQRGRGRAEKRICDLKDTGLANLPSADFAINHAWMTTALIGHDLLAWTRLVVLDGDLARAEPKRLRYCLLHCAAMVSHSGRRLRLRLAAGWPWALDLVVAFQRVRQLRLRT